Part of the Oscillibacter hominis genome is shown below.
CGGCCCTGCTTATTGGCTGGGCCGGCCAGGGAGATGAGGGCCGGGCGGCCGCTTACCAGGTGGCGCACCTGCACCGCATCGCCCACAGCGTAGATGTCCGGCAGGGAGGTCTCCATATACTCGTTCACCACGATGGAGCCCTTGCGCCCCAGCTCCAGCCCGGCGTCCCGGGCCAGTTTGGTGTCCGGCTCCACGCCGATGGCCAGGAGCACCAAGTCCGTCTTGAGGGGCGGCTTCTCCTTCAGCACCACCCTCAGACAGTCTCCGGCGTCCTCATACCCGGCGATGGGGGTATTGAGCCGCAGATCCAGCCCCCTGGTCCGGAGGTAGGAGTGGACCTGGCAGGCCATGTCGTAGTCCAGGGGCGGCAGCACCTGGGCGCTGCGCTGGAGCAGCGTGGTGGGGACGCCGGCCTCCATCAGGTTCTCCGCCATCTCCAGGCCGATAAACCCGCCGCCCACCACAGTGGCATGACGGGGCCGGCAGCGCTCCACATACTCCCGGATGCGGAAGGTGTCCTCCACGGTCCGAAGCGTCATGATCCGCCCATCGTCAATACCCGGCAGGTCCGGCCGCACGGCCCTGGCCCCGGGGGAGAGGATCAGCTTGTCGTAGGTCTCCTCATATTCCGTGCCGTCGGCTATGCTCCGCACCGTCACGCTCTTTCGTTCCGGATGAATTGCCGTGGCCTCATGCCCCACCCGCACGTCGATGCGGAAACGGCGGCGAAAGCTCTCCGGCGTCTGGAGGGTCAGGGCCTCTTTATCCGTGATCACGCCGCCCACATAATAAGGCAGGCCGCAGTTGGCGTAAGACACGTAGCCGGAGCGCTCCAGCACCACGATCTCCGCCTGTTCGTCCAGCCGCCGCAGCCGCGCCGCAGCGCTGGCTCCGCCCGCCACGCCGCCAATGATCAATACCTTCATTCGGGTCCTCCTGTTTTTTCTGATCTTGCAA
Proteins encoded:
- a CDS encoding FAD-dependent oxidoreductase, which codes for MKVLIIGGVAGGASAAARLRRLDEQAEIVVLERSGYVSYANCGLPYYVGGVITDKEALTLQTPESFRRRFRIDVRVGHEATAIHPERKSVTVRSIADGTEYEETYDKLILSPGARAVRPDLPGIDDGRIMTLRTVEDTFRIREYVERCRPRHATVVGGGFIGLEMAENLMEAGVPTTLLQRSAQVLPPLDYDMACQVHSYLRTRGLDLRLNTPIAGYEDAGDCLRVVLKEKPPLKTDLVLLAIGVEPDTKLARDAGLELGRKGSIVVNEYMETSLPDIYAVGDAVQVRHLVSGRPALISLAGPANKQGRIAADRICGREGRYRGSQGSSVIKLFGMTAASTGLNEKSAQAAGIPYEKVVNFSTDHAGYYPGAANLTLKTLFDPESGRILGAQIVGFGGVDKRIDVLAAAVREGLNAADLSELELAYAPPYSSARDPVNVAGFTIENLRSGLVRQFHWDQVDTLCRDGGATLIDVRTPGEFRSGHIPGAVNIPLDDLRERLGELDRDKKIYVNCHSGLRSYLACRILTGSGFACAHLSGGYRFYSYVMSDRRCDEGAAHPCGIPLK